A window of Danio aesculapii chromosome 16, fDanAes4.1, whole genome shotgun sequence genomic DNA:
AGTGTAAACAGTGCTGAGCACTCGAGAGGAAGAGCAGCACACCTGAGAGCTGAACACAACACAGCCTGATGATGAGGGAGTAGTGTGTatgagctcacacacacacacacacacacacacacacacacatcaggaaaACACAGCTGACATGGACCATTCAGGACAGATGCAGGACAGACACGGTGTTAAGGCATgaattaactgtgtgtgtgtgtgtgtgtgtgtgtgtgtgtgtgtgtgtgtgtgtgtgtgtttcaggggtCAGAGGTTTCACTTGTTCCCGTCTGGTCAGTGgcgggtgtgtgagtgtgtgttgagcTCTTCTGTCTCAGAGACCTGCACACACACCGTCTGCACCTGCAGAGAcacaaaggtgtgtgtgtgtgtgaccagcAGCCTGATTCTGAACATCAGTGTGTTTCATCtgagtaaagtgtgtgtgtgtgtgtgtgtgtgtgtgtgtgtgtttaggcagAGCTGGAGCACAGTGAGATTCACACTCTACTGGAGGTTCTTCAGTCTGAGTCCAGATCCGGTTTCTTCTTTACACGTTTCTGTCAGAACTCAGGACAGCAGGTActgtcaatcacacacacacacacccaaacccACAAAGTACAGACACACAGCTTATTGTTTAGAATCGATTATTACTCTCTTTGAATctcgtattgtgtgtgtgtgtgtgtatgtgtgcgcgtgcgtgcgtgtgtgtgttcagttgtgGGAAAACGCAGTGTATTTCTGTTCAGAGCTCCTGCAGTATCGTCAGCTCTTCTACCAGAGCAGATTTGATCCGTACAGAGCACAACGCACAgctcaggtacacacacacacatacacacacatacacaatcaaaCATACacactttctctcacacacacacactcaatcagacatacactcactcaaacacacacactgttgtctctctctcgcgcacacacacacacacacacacacacacacggtctcTGATATCCCTGTGGGGACTCTCCTGTAATGTTTTGACTGTATATTCTGTCCTCCTCCCCTAGAGGTCTCTGTTCTGTCTCACCatcagccgtgtgtgtgtgtgtgtgtgtgcagctgctgTTCGTCTCGTACCTGAGCAGCGGAGctcagatgagtgtgtgtgtgaccgaGGAGAGCAGGAGGTGTGTTCTGACCCGTCTCAGTCCTGCCTTTGAGGATCTGTTTGACCCGGTGGAGGAGCACACTCTGAACATCCTGCTGGAGGCCTGGGCggagctgacacacacactcacagacccCCTGCACACTGTaggacaaacacacactgtatacTACATAGTGTACACTACACACTGGAGGAGACACTGTACATCACCTGACAGTAGtgttgtggcctatccaagtttcaggaacactaataataactggacttctagttgatgattgtgtatcagaagtgtcttatatgaaaggtaaaggcctctagatgaggcttatttgagcacaatataatctgatcatgtcttgatgttgactgatttgattaggacagtaaggtctgactctgcttagactaaagtctgctcactgaaccttcaataatgtccagtatagaatatgtggtcatgctgcagtggaaacagaatgaatattgtgtctgactccatcatgagcttggaggactgcatccatacatctctgacatgactcaaatcactgattaataaagtcatctggaatggtgaagaaatgcaggactcccagagttcatcaagagtctttgtgttcatcttcaacgcctcctccttcatcttaccccagacgtgctcaataatgttcatgtctggtgactgggctggccaatcctggagcagctttgatgtggaggctgaagtatgaggaggagcgctatcctgctggagaattgtccctctcctgtggtttgtaatgtaatgggcagcacaaatgtcttgatacctcaggctgttgatgttgatcatccactctgcagatctctccatactgaatataaccccaaaccatgatgactccttcaccaaacttgactgatttctgtgagaatcttggctccatgctggttccagtaggtcttctgcagtattgatgatgattgggatgcagatcaacagatgatcgatcagagaaatccaccttctgacactttatgatcaactagaagtccagttattatgaGCTGCTCTTACAGCTGAGATCCAgcacaagacttctgtcagggaGTGTGCAtcacatactgtacacagcaCACCGTCATAGCATACTCTGCACGGCATACTAGAAcctgcacacaacacacacacacacactcacctgtgaTCACTCATGACAGCACATCagggtggatgtgtgtgtgtgtgtgtgtgtgtaggtggcGCTGTGGCAGGAGGTGCGTTATGCTGAGCCGGAGCTATTCCAGATGCTGCAgactctatacacacacactcagagcagACAGCagcaggtaacacacacacacacacacacacacacacacacacagcttcatTGATATACATCAGGTAATCAGTTTCTACACTGTAAGCACTGGAGAATGCAGAGCTGATCCGGTGTGTGTTGTGCTGCAGGAGCGCAGGCCTGTACACACTCCAGCAGAGGGCAGCAGAGCGCAGGATCTGTGGGCAAAGGTTCCTCTGGAGTTCCGCAGGTTCCGTCTGGACTATCTGCTCCGGAACCACACAGAACTCCAGCACTTCCTGTCCTTCATGGAGGAGCGCTCAGCCAGGTGAGaaaggaacaggtgtgtgtgtgtgtgcgcgtgtgtgcgcgtgtgtgcgcgtgtgtgcgcgtgtgtgtgcgtgtgtgtgtgtgtgtgcgcgtgtgtgtgtgtgtgtgtctacatgtgtctttgtgtgtgtgtgtagtgtgctTCTGCAGTGCTGGCTGGACGGGGAGCAGCTGAAGACGAGTGACGGAGCTCTGCTGGAGGAGAGAAACAGGAACTTCAGAGACAAATATCTCAACAGCAACTTCCTGTTTGGAGCCGACAGTCCAGCCTCTGAGGAGCAGCAGAGGAGGGTAGGAGAGCCGCTGAggcagagtgagtgtgtgtgtgtgtgtgagaggggctcgctgactctctctctctctctctctctctctctgtgtgtgtagcTGCTACAGGTGTGTGCTGCAGGTGTGGTGTCCCCATCTGCTCTCTCTGATCTTCAGGCTCTTCTTCACAGTCGTCTGGAGGCTCAGTGGCTGCCGCTCTTCCTGTCCAGCGCTGAGTTCAGGCAGCGGCAGCAGCgccaggtcacacacacacacactcacacatacacgcacactctcacacacacacacacacacacacacacgtcatctGTAATGCTCCTCTACTAAACTCAGACTCAGACGTTACTGAATACagcatcatacacacacacacacacacacacacacacacacacacacacacacacacacacagtcagtcagtctttcacacacacatacgtcaTCTGTAATGCTGCTCTATTGAGCTCAGACGTTACTGAATCCagcatcccacacacacacacacacacacacacacagcatggtgTAAAGGCAGAGCTCAGTGTGGTGGTCCTCTGTTCTGTCCTTCAGCTGGATGATGATCCGTCACTGAATCATTGAGCTGAACTGATCTGCAGAATATGACACACACTCTGTTCATAtattgaggtgtgtgtgtgagttgatcagtgtcgtgtgtgtgtgtgtgtgtgtgtctcctcgtctGTGCTGTATTCAGTGCTGGTGTTATCAgtggtgtgtgtctgtctctgctCACGTTACCTGTCAGCGATCCCTCTGCTTTCCTAATTACACTCATTACACTAattattcaacacacacacacacacacacacacctgctcatcAGATCCTGACACACACAGAGGACGCATCTCATTCCActgctgtatgtatgtgtgtgtgtgtgtgcaggtgacaGAAGTGTGTGAGCAGCAGCCGGTCGTCCACCAGCGCAGGAAGAGGCATGAGTGGCAGGTGAGTCTCGTCTCTTCCTCTGTGTGCTCCAACATCAGTCCCCTGACACTAACAGAGAtaaggggtggcgcagtgggcagcacgagcgcctcacagcactcaggtcgctggtttgagtctcggctgggtcagtgtgtgtttctgtgtggagtttgcatgttctccccatgttggtgtgggtttcctccgggtgctccggtttccctcacagtccaaacacatgcgctataggggaattgatcaactcaactggctgtagtgtatgagtgtgtgtgtgtgtgtgtgtgtgtgtgtgtgtgtatgggtgtttcccagtgatgggttgcagctggaagggcatccactgtgtaaaacatatgctggaatagttggtggttcgttccgctgtggcgacccctagatgaacaaagggactaaactgaatgagaatgaagaataaaaaaataggaaacattctgtctgtctgttggttgcttatccatccatccatctatccatccatccatccatctatccatccatctatccatccatccatccatccatccatctatccatccatccatccatccgtccgtccatccatccatccatccatccatccatccatccatccatccatccatctatctatccatctatctatccatccatctatcatctatccatccatccatctatccatccatctatccatctatccatccatcaatccatctatccatccatccatccatctatccatccatccatccatccatccatctatccatccatccatctatccatccatccatccatctatccatccatctatccatccatccatccatctatccatccatccatccatccatctatccatccatccatctatccatctatccatccatccatctatccatccatctatccatctatccatccatctatccatctatccatccatccatccatccatctatccatccatccatccatccatctatccatccatccatccatccatctatccatctatctatccatccatccatctatccatccatccatccatccatccatctatccatccatctatccatctatccatccatctatccatctatccatccatccatccatccatctatccatccatccatccatctatccattcatctatccattcatctatccatctatctatccatccatccatctatccatccatccatccatccatccatccatccatccatccatccatccatccatccatctatccatctatccatctatccatctatccatctatccatctatccatctatctatctatctatctatctatccatctatctatctatccatccatccatctatccatccatctatctatctatccatccatctatatctccatccatctatccatccatcgatctatccatctatccatccatccatccatatatctatccatccatctatccatctatctttcatccatccatccatccatccatccatatatccatccacccatccatccatccatctatccatccatctatccatccatccatctatccatccatctatctatccatccatccatccatccatccatccatctatccatccatctatctatccatccatctatccatccatccatccatctatccatccattgatccatccatctatccatccatctatccatccatccatccatccatccatccatctatcatctatccatccatccatctatcatccatccatccatccatccatctatcatccatccatatatccatccacccatccatccatctatccatccatctatccatccatccatccatccatccatccatccatctatcatccatccatccatccatctatcatccatccacccatccatccatccatccatccatccatccacccatccatccacccatccacccacccacccatccatccatccatccatccatccatccatccatccatatatccatccatccatccatccaaccatccatcaactgtttttatctatccgtccgtcctcTCCATCTCTATTTTTgtctgttgtctgtctgtctatccattttgtctgtctatctgcctgtccatctttctgtctgtctctccattTGTCTGTTCATCTGTCTCCTTacctctgtctgtccatctgtatctttatttgtctgtctgtctgtctgtctctctatctgttatcggtctgtctgtctctgtccacttgtttgtctgtccgtccgtccgtctgtctgtctgtctgtctgtctgtctgtctgtctgtctgtctgtctgtctgtctgtctttctttccatctctccatccatccatctgtctgtctctctcaccgcctgtctgtccatctctccacatgtctgtgtgtgtgtgtgtgtgtgtcaggtgtgtgTCGGTGTGATGAGTGTgtcgcagcagcagcagcagcaggcggTGTGTGTGCGCAGCGCTCTGCAGGATCCCGCTACTCGTCTGCAGTTCCAGCAGTTTCTGTCCTCAGTTGATGCTCTGCTGGAGAATGACCTGCTCTTCTGGCTGGAGGTGCAGAGGTATAAGGTGAGGCTGTTGATCTGTAAACCGGCTCTCATGTTAATTTAAGGGTGAACTGCCCTCCTTCAAAGCCAAgcttacaggtgtgtgtgtgtgcgcgcaggaGCTGTGTCACTCTCGCTGTGATGAGCCGGCTCTGCAGAGGAAGGTCTCCATCATCATCAGTCGGTTCTTCCGCTCCTCCATCCCACCGGCGCTGCAGATCCACGTTCCCCCAGACGCCGCGCTGCTCGTCACCAGCATGCAGAAAACACTCGGACCCTACATCTTCAGGGAGACTCAGGTGTGCTGACactatagacacacacacacacacacgtctgtctgtctgacctctgtctctctgtgtgtgtgtgtgtcagatgtgtgtgtttgaggagcTGCTGAAGCACTGGCCTGATTTCTGTGCGCTGCGCTCGTCTGTGTGTGCGGACGCTCTGCTGCGAGTGCTGGATCAGAAGCAGAGCGACAGGCGGAggagcagacagacagatgagcAGAGCGACAGCCGCACTCAGGTGACCCTCACACCTGCAGAACGCTCCTCTTACACTGACCATGTTTTAGGGCTCACACTGTACCATCTGATCCGTGCCCAGGCGTGTTTCCCGCTTCGCTTGAGAACTGATGCTCTTCCACCATACTTTGACAGCAAGCCTTTGACACCGTGTGTCCCTATATTACAGCCATGGTAGATCAATGTTTAAAGCTGGTATTAGTGAACACTCGTCTGAGGCAGCACATCTGTCATGAGATCTAGATTAGCCCCTGTACGTTTCTCCTGATATGTTTCCCCTGGGCTCTATTTCTGAAACCTGGTCTGTCTGTCCACTGTTGTGCAGATTGTTCATGTGAAACCTCTGTATACGGTCATTTATCTTGGTAAGTGtaatagtttttgtttgtttaaagtatAGGGAGATTGTTAACgtgttattctctctctctcctttgtcTTTGTTTGGTGAAAAACGCCACGTCCTGGTTCACTTGTATCCCGTTTGACCAGGCTGCTGCTTTTCCTCCGAAAATCCGTTTTAGAGCCGACTTCATGGATGAGGATTGTAACTCCGTGCAGGCCGTCAGTGCTAGCTGTCTGTTTTTGTCGTCCAGACAGGCCGTGTCCAACAACTTAAAAGCCAGTACAGCGTCAGGAAGCGTCGTATTATACCTTTTCATCCGATTGTATCGCTGTTCAAAATCAGTTATGTAGTCCGCCATGGAAATCGAACTGTCCTTAGTTACTCCATCAAAATAAGCGAACGCTTCATACGCGCGATCCTTTTCCTCTTTTAAGAACACATCATCCAGCTTAGCCATCAGCGCTGCCATACCTGTATCACCGTCTAAATCCTCCGCAGATATATCCATCGCCGTCTCACGGGCCCTGCCTTCAAGCCCCAAGGTAACAGTGAGGGCTTGTTTGCTTTTATCGAGTTCGGTGACCCGCGTCCAGATATTAACTCGTACGGCCTTGTTTCGTCAAACTTTGGCGGCCCTTTATAACTGGCTGCCATTATTCCACCATCCTCTGCTACCATGTAAAGTTGAATAAACACGACGTTTATTTAATAAGCCCACTTTATTCCTTTTATTcgctcctctcacacacacaagacCTCTTCAATCAACATTCTCCCGAAAACCCCGCGCGCTCTCCTCTTTTGTAACCCGGATAACCTCCCTTCAGGTAAACAGTAGAGAGAGAGAATAACATGTGAACATAGATGACACTCAAATATACCTGCCATTAAAACAGTTCAAggcaacgtggtggcgcagtaggtagtgctgtcgcctcacagcaagaaggcagctaattcaagtcccggctgggtcagtgtgtgtttctgtgtggagtttgcatgttctccccgtgttggtgtgggtttcctccgggtgctccggtttcccccacagtccaaacacatgtgctataggggaactgatcaactaaactggccgtagtgcatgagtgtgtgtgagtgtgtatggatgtttccctgtgaagggtttcagctgaaagggcatccgctgtgtaaaacatatgctggataagttggtggttcattccgctgtggtgacccctgattaataaagggactcatctgaaaagaaaatgaataaatgaaacggAGTTCAAGTGGGTTGGAGACTCTTCTGTCTTGCCTGTCGGATGTGAAAGCCTGGTTGTCTTTGGACTTTCTAGATATTAATGAGAGTAAGCCAGTACGCCTGGGTAAATTTCTGTGAAGCCCTGAGTAAAATATCTGGATGTTATCTTTGATGATGGCTTGAGATTTGATGAACAGGTTACtgcagtggtcaaatcctgctCGTTTCAGACTCTTAAACCTTTCAAACCTCTTTTATCTAGAAACACTTGTGGAAAAATAATCCATGCTATTATTAGCTTGTGCCCCTCTGTGTCAGGTCTGTTTCATCTCTGTCTGCTTTTAGATGGAGGTGGAAAACTGACCTGTGTTATCAGTGAGAATAGTTTCAGCTCTAATCTCATCCCTTTCTCTCAGTGatgtgtattgtgcagcacattggtcaacctttggttgtgttcaatagcgctatataaataaaattgactttGAGAAGTGGGAgcgctctgaatcgggctcaggtacggttcagttggccggccctggtcCGGTTGGAAGAGGTTTGCCTGGCCCGGTaggcttgtagtgtgagtgtaaATCGCGCCTGAAcacgaaactgaagacgagacgtctGAGCACCAGGACTTCATCAACATTTCTGAGCATCAGCAGTGCTGGATCTGTTCAGCAGGAGCTCTGACAGAACATAATACAAGACAATATAATTAAAGCAGTGTCCACTGAGCGAGAGCGCtgctcttctgttaaactgaactgaGGGGGGAAATCTCGCCTGAGCACGGTTCAGGACAACACTGCCTACTgtaaagggcgtcacacaccggatgtgccgcgacacggcgcacacatgacagttggaagtatcgcacagcagacacacacacatgttatttaaaacgaaactattcagatggcgctctgtggtgcggcaggaATATGAGCAGTGTCCCGAGTCGTGGCTGGGtgctggtgtgtgtaccctgatggaaacctatgtttacaattctaaaacgcAAGGCGCTATGCGGTGCGTCGCCAAgcggcacttctggtgtgtgaccccctttagagtgtgtttgtgtgtgtgttttaatcagATGTTGTcctgcaggaggaggaggaggaggaggctgaCGATGAAGAGAAGAACTCCGACAAGGAGGAGCACAAGGCTGCGTTTAAGGTCAGAGGTCATTCAGAGCTGTCAGGTTCATCCGAGagggttaaacacacacacacacacagacacacacacacagccgtctGGATGTGCTTTATCCTGTTTATTACTGGCTACTAACAGCAATAATCAGACACACCAGCCTGTCGTGAGCTGGAATAGTTGATGATTAAATCTGTGGTTAAAGGTGAAGCTGACAGACATGAccagctgatggagcatacactaacctgccaATAACAGGCCCCcgaatgtcacgactgaccaatcagaagccaGTATTTCAGGCTTGTATATGTAGTGGAGTATActgattgtttttgtgtgtgtgtgtgtgtgtgtgtgtgtgtgtgtgtgtgtgtgtgtgtgtgtgtgtgtgtgtgtaatcagatcTGCTGGTCCTTCTGGAGGCAGATGAAGGAGCTGGAGATGCAGAAGAGCCAGACGTCGTCATCATCatgaacatcacacacacacacacacacacacacacacacacacactgtgattcCCAAAGTAAAGGTTGAGTGTTACTTAGTGATCTCCAAAAATCAAATGAACTGTGTTAAACTATTATAATGAACAGATTTCATCTGTAGCCTGCAGAAGATTAATATAGTAGTGGAGTGAGTGGCGTAGCTGGTAAAGCGCAGGGCATCATGTTTTGACGTGATCGATCATCAACCTGGTctgaatccagcgtctgatgaactgtCTTCTTTTCCCCCTCTACATATCAGattggaaatacatttatttttattagaaaggAAATATTTTAGTTTGAAAATGAAGATATGATATAGTCACGAGTGGCTCGTGTGTATTTAATAAGGTTTAGCCTATTTCATATGTGTATAAACGGCATCGAAACAGTGATTAAATATTCTATAAACGGTTATTTTCCACCTGGTGTTAAATATTAGTGACGTcttaatataacttatttatatttacaatgaaacccctttaaatatttatattagtaGTGCTTCAGTGAACTAAAAGTACACTAATAACTATTAAAACACTGTTTGTAGACCATTAATATCTgtactataaatcatttattttaaaaatgcaggcaATACATTTcagattcatttaattaaaaatattatattctccttattttttaattcaactattgGGGTGCGGCGGGTAGGGGGTCTTACAAGACAATGACTTACAAgactgaattcttaatccgggcctgcccagccaggactccaaccagcgacctgaGTGCTGTGAGGCTAAAGCCACCATGACACCCAATGCAAATATctgatatagaccatttcagtgtggtgatgtgattggtccatgaacatttcctgcttatcaaacCATTTTAAGGCAATTCAATCAGAACTCAgtgttaaaacagctctcataacattatttatcaatgtgtGGCTCTTATTAGAGTCTCAGGAGCTGCAGAAATTAATCATGTACAACAGGAAAGATGTTGCGATCATTGTTTTtctttacatccctcaaaatggtctatatagtaAAAGTACTGGTGTTAAAgagtactgaagtaaaagtacagatgACTCTTCATAAAACTACTCGTattacagatgactttattagcTGGTGGAATTATCCATAATGCAAAGTCAGATGAGATCCAGGCAGTAAAACACATTTATCGATACGGTAAACACTTTTGAAAGCGTGTAAACCGCATTAACTGAACTGTCAGGTGTGgtttatatataaatcaaaaccagagcacctgtagaggaaacccacgccaacacggggagaacatgcaaactccacacagaaataccaactgacccagccggggcttgaaccaattaacttcttgctttgaggcgacagcgttgcccactgtgccaccatgtcgcccacccctaaacatatatatatatacacaaataaaataaatgtcaatgtAGTTGTAAGTCTTctttatattgtgttttataaAACACTTCTGCAACTTTAAAAACAGTATAAACTTATCCCAGTGTCATTACTCAGGGGGAAACAGTAAGCAGTGACATAAGAACAAATAAACTACTGAGGAGTTAATGAATGAACACAGTCTgtattataatgatgatggatTTACAGGCTCTTGTGATGATTATCAATAGTGCACATGATTATTTTACTAAATGTCTGCTATTGAGAGTATAAAGACAacagaaatatacacaaataaagataGACTATAATTTCTAATGATGCCTCTCTTATCTGTACAATCAATGGATGATTTAATTAGAAGAAACACTTTAATTATGGAGAAACTTTGCTAATTACCTAATGAAACTACAGAAGAACACTGCCCAGTGCCTAAACATGTTATTAATAAACTAAAGATCACACAGATGAAGTTCTATGTCTTCTTACCATAATGTGTTGTTTTTCTACTCTCCTGAGCCGTTTCTTCACAGtataacacacacactctgattaaagagcagtgaatgaatctcttatttatgtAGATGTTTTTCTTCTCatgacattaaataacaggtgtctgTTTATAAATGCACAGATCtgacgttataatgaaagctttcctaacattttatgctcatttaggatgaaattagATGTGTTTGAAAAGAAAACCCCACCAAGAtggacatctttagatattattattattaattatgtgtataaatctgctcaaacacacacccaaaacccagacttcaAATCACacgtacagaatctgtttgggaagcAGTGTCTGTTTATC
This region includes:
- the LOC130243013 gene encoding regulator of G-protein signaling 22, which codes for MCLMDDVIDQEQSLSQPLFCEFFNEFLQQPVFVLPLRYDGLSSGFELLSDAAVRLSCRIRAAVQQMQSQSRAEPLRDNRYSVTRLDRQQTLRWLHTHRLAFFLQSDCYFEFRLASCLSQLSSRLRSSPSPHRQQCDEVCSSTGRRNSSSAEMPALHTADAALRTDRRSFLDFKRSLLGGPGESLLELWMNIERLKTLSTHHKSRYVLWMRAQYVWSSSEAALDEQLLLRLGLKSAACWQENRLWDVQPRLTELLLLYCKSESRSGFFFTRFCQNSGQQLWENAVYFCSELLQYRQLFYQSRFDPYRAQRTAQLLFVSYLSSGAQMSVCVTEESRRCVLTRLSPAFEDLFDPVEEHTLNILLEAWAELTHTLTDPLHTVALWQEVRYAEPELFQMLQTLYTHTQSRQQQERRPVHTPAEGSRAQDLWAKVPLEFRRFRLDYLLRNHTELQHFLSFMEERSASVLLQCWLDGEQLKTSDGALLEERNRNFRDKYLNSNFLFGADSPASEEQQRRLLQVCAAGVVSPSALSDLQALLHSRLEAQWLPLFLSSAEFRQRQQRQVTEVCEQQPVVHQRRKRHEWQVCVGVMSVSQQQQQQAVCVRSALQDPATRLQFQQFLSSVDALLENDLLFWLEVQRYKELCHSRCDEPALQRKVSIIISRFFRSSIPPALQIHVPPDAALLVTSMQKTLGPYIFRETQMCVFEELLKHWPDFCALRSSVCADALLRVLDQKQSDRRRSRQTDEQSDSRTQEEEEEEADDEEKNSDKEEHKAAFKICWSFWRQMKELEMQKSQTSSSS